The stretch of DNA AacatctcctcctcctcctctactttattctctttttttttcttctttttttcttctttttttcttccttcaccacatgcacttctttttattatacTTTCCCCTCATCTCTCACATAATCTCAACAAGTTTTGTCTTCCGTGCCGCCAAAACAATACCGGACCGCTTGGAACGCCATAATGTTGCGTAACACACAAGCGCTGATAATGTCATGGAAACACTcatcacaacacacacaaacgcataACTCCCATTATTACGAAGTTGAATAGTTGCTTGCATGGGAGGTGCCACAAAACCACCCACCACACCTGCGAGAAATACAGcaccaaaataaaaacccAAATTAGGTCCATACAAATGCGTAGCGATAAGAGTTGGCATCACGGCAAACATACCCGCCATGCAGAAACCAATGATGCAAAGCAACAACGCAAAGGCAACGTAACTGCGGCCAAGGGCGAGAAGGCCACAACCGATACCACCAACAGTAGCACAGAAAACATATGCAAATTCAGCAGTAACTAATGAGGCGAGCCAACCAACAAGTACGGAACCAACAACTTGAAAGACACCATAAAAAGTGAAGAGGGTGGCGGCAACATCAGTTGGAATGGGCGGTACACCTGCATAAACAGTGCCTGGTTTACCCATAGACGAAATGTAAGGCACGGCTGCGTAAATGAGCGAGTAAAAAGCCCAACTGTATATGAACCAGCAAAGAAAGTTACCCATGAAAGGGAGAGTAAACATAGAGAGGAATAGTTCCCATGGTGTGAGCTTGTGGGTGTGGAGACTGCGTATTACCTGTGGTTCGTCTGCATCCATACTTGTATCCATATCAACATCAATAGCAGATGCAAAGGTGTTGTTCCTTTGACTTTGTTCAGTAACGTCCAAACCCTCACCATCATTCCCATTTTGCTGATTCGTGCCCACACCCCTCCCGTTAGGTGGAACCTTTGAGGTGTTGGTATGGCTGCCATTTTTCCTGCCCATTTCCC from Trypanosoma brucei brucei TREU927 chromosome 5, complete sequence encodes:
- a CDS encoding transporter, putative, which gives rise to MLPSFTRKPADHPIGYLVALSGLLMQLMSYGIDNSYSIFSEDMHNDPSLGFPSITAISLGNSVSLGLSPAFGVLAGFCVDRLPPRFMMALSTILLFTGLWISSTLAANIYVVTFTYCLFASIGTACMLSPGAAATSSWFNRYQGLAMGINFAGGGIGSAIIPPLAGKWVVAYGWRKAFQLMSIFCAIGVLATALSARRREPKRDDSSADDETREGNKSGNGSLVRRSNEPATVGGEGAANNGHNEGKEDVREMGRKNGSHTNTSKVPPNGRGVGTNQQNGNDGEGLDVTEQSQRNNTFASAIDVDMDTSMDADEPQVIRSLHTHKLTPWELFLSMFTLPFMGNFLCWFIYSWAFYSLIYAAVPYISSMGKPGTVYAGVPPIPTDVAATLFTFYGVFQVVGSVLVGWLASLVTAEFAYVFCATVGGIGCGLLALGRSYVAFALLLCIIGFCMAGMFAVMPTLIATHLYGPNLGFYFGAVFLAGVVGGFVAPPMQATIQLRNNGSYAFVCVVMSVSMTLSALVCYATLWRSKRSGIVLAARKTKLVEIM